A region of Mediterraneibacter butyricigenes DNA encodes the following proteins:
- a CDS encoding acyltransferase — MKGLTVKELYTLEETIAKEIFDGVTYPWEVLPKIHDFILELGKTLSEEEYDHPSEEVWIAKSATVAPTAYIHGPAIIGKEAEVRHCAFIRGNAIVGEGAVVGNSTELKNVILFNKVQVPHYNYVGDSVLGYRSHMGAGSITSNVKSDKKLVVVHTPEEEIETGMKKFGAMLGDFVEVGCGSILNPGAVIGAHTNIYPLSSVRGFVPAESIYKKQGEIAEKVQQ, encoded by the coding sequence ATGAAAGGACTTACCGTAAAGGAACTGTATACGCTGGAGGAAACTATCGCGAAAGAGATCTTTGATGGGGTGACCTATCCATGGGAAGTGTTGCCGAAGATCCATGATTTTATCCTGGAACTGGGGAAAACACTGAGTGAGGAAGAGTATGACCATCCGTCGGAAGAAGTCTGGATCGCAAAAAGCGCGACCGTTGCACCGACCGCTTATATTCATGGACCGGCGATCATCGGGAAAGAGGCAGAAGTCAGACACTGTGCGTTTATCCGGGGGAATGCAATCGTGGGAGAAGGTGCCGTGGTAGGAAATTCCACCGAGCTGAAAAATGTGATTCTGTTCAATAAAGTGCAGGTGCCGCATTATAACTATGTGGGAGATTCTGTTTTGGGCTATCGTTCCCACATGGGTGCAGGTTCCATTACATCCAACGTGAAATCCGATAAAAAGCTGGTGGTTGTGCATACACCGGAAGAAGAGATTGAGACTGGTATGAAGAAATTCGGCGCGATGTTGGGGGATTTTGTGGAAGTTGGATGCGGTTCTATTTTAAATCCGGGAGCTGTGATCGGAGCACATACCAATATTTACCCACTATCCTCTGTCCGCGGATTTGTTCCGGCAGAAAGTATTTATAAAAAGCAGGGTGAAATTGCTGAGAAAGTACAACAATAA
- a CDS encoding DNA topoisomerase yields MAKAVYIAEKPSVAAEFAKALKLNTRRKDGYIESEEAIVTWCVGHLVTMSYPEEYDPALKRWSLTTLPFIPEEFKYEVIPAVAKQFSIVKGLLNREDVDTIYVCTDSGREGEYIYRLVEQEAHVEGKKRRRVWIDSQTEEEILRGIREAKDLSEYDNLSDSAYLRAKEDYLMGINFSRLLTLKYGNSISGFLQTKYSVISVGRVMTCVLGMVVRREREIREFVKTPFYRLIGTFVAEDQQFEGEWRAVKGSRYFESFDLYKENGFKERKKAEELMQWLQEEQPVKGKIAALERKKERKNPPLLFNLAELQNECSKRFKISPDETLRIVQELYEKKMVTYPRTDARVLSTAVAKEIHRNLNGLSKYEMAAPYLQDILKFGTHKGLAKTRYVNDKQITDHYAIIPTGQGLNNLKGLNGTAHGVYDMIVRRFLSIFYPPAVYQKVAITVQVRGESFFASLRVLAEEGYLKVAGYKKNDADAGTDKKDEEDSGESSTALFQAIQQLKKGQEIEVNKLEIKEGETSPPKRYNSGSMILAMENAGQLIEDEELRSQIKGSGIGTSATRAEILKKLVNIKYLALNKKTQVITPTLQGEMVYDVVANSIRSLLNPELTASWEKGLNYVANGEITSEEYMQKLDHFIVSRIDGVKGLNNQYQLRECYQKAASFYKKTTGRQYGKGKKK; encoded by the coding sequence ATGGCGAAAGCAGTATATATTGCAGAGAAGCCTTCTGTTGCGGCTGAATTTGCAAAAGCATTAAAATTAAATACAAGACGAAAAGACGGATATATTGAATCGGAGGAGGCGATCGTCACCTGGTGCGTGGGACATCTGGTGACGATGAGTTATCCGGAAGAATATGATCCGGCATTGAAACGGTGGAGCCTTACGACTCTGCCGTTTATTCCTGAGGAATTTAAGTACGAAGTGATTCCGGCTGTGGCGAAACAGTTCTCGATTGTAAAAGGGCTTCTAAACCGGGAGGATGTGGATACGATCTATGTCTGTACCGATTCCGGGCGAGAAGGAGAATATATCTACCGGTTGGTGGAACAGGAAGCACATGTAGAGGGAAAGAAAAGGCGCAGAGTCTGGATCGACTCCCAGACAGAAGAAGAGATTTTAAGAGGAATCAGGGAAGCAAAAGATCTGTCAGAATATGACAATCTCAGTGATTCGGCATATTTGAGAGCCAAAGAGGATTATTTGATGGGAATCAATTTTTCCAGGCTGTTGACTTTGAAATATGGGAATAGCATTTCCGGCTTTCTTCAGACGAAATATTCGGTCATCTCGGTAGGACGTGTCATGACCTGCGTGCTTGGAATGGTGGTGCGAAGAGAACGGGAGATCCGGGAGTTTGTAAAGACGCCTTTTTACCGTCTGATCGGAACTTTTGTGGCAGAGGATCAGCAGTTTGAGGGTGAGTGGAGAGCCGTCAAAGGTTCCAGGTATTTTGAATCTTTTGATCTTTATAAAGAAAATGGATTTAAAGAGAGAAAGAAAGCAGAGGAGCTGATGCAGTGGCTTCAGGAAGAACAGCCGGTGAAAGGAAAGATTGCTGCACTGGAACGAAAGAAAGAACGGAAAAATCCGCCCCTTTTGTTCAACCTTGCGGAGCTGCAGAATGAATGTTCTAAGCGGTTTAAGATCAGCCCGGATGAAACCCTCCGTATCGTGCAGGAACTTTACGAGAAAAAGATGGTCACCTATCCGCGTACAGATGCCCGTGTGCTTTCCACCGCGGTTGCAAAAGAAATCCATCGCAATCTGAACGGACTGAGCAAATATGAGATGGCGGCGCCTTATCTGCAGGATATCCTGAAGTTTGGAACCCATAAAGGACTTGCAAAGACCCGGTATGTCAATGACAAACAGATTACAGACCATTATGCCATCATTCCCACCGGGCAGGGGCTGAACAACCTGAAAGGTTTGAACGGAACCGCACATGGCGTGTATGATATGATTGTTCGCAGATTTTTAAGCATCTTTTATCCGCCGGCAGTGTATCAGAAAGTAGCAATTACCGTTCAGGTTCGGGGGGAGAGCTTTTTTGCCTCTTTAAGAGTTCTGGCGGAAGAAGGATATCTGAAAGTGGCAGGCTATAAGAAGAATGACGCAGATGCTGGAACAGACAAGAAAGATGAGGAAGATTCCGGTGAGTCCTCTACGGCATTGTTCCAGGCAATCCAGCAACTGAAAAAGGGGCAGGAGATTGAGGTAAATAAACTGGAAATCAAAGAAGGAGAAACCTCTCCTCCGAAACGTTACAATTCCGGATCTATGATCCTTGCCATGGAAAATGCAGGACAACTGATCGAGGATGAAGAACTTCGTTCTCAGATTAAGGGAAGTGGGATCGGAACGTCTGCAACCAGGGCAGAGATCCTGAAAAAATTAGTCAATATCAAGTATCTGGCACTGAATAAAAAGACCCAGGTCATTACTCCGACCTTACAGGGAGAAATGGTCTATGATGTGGTGGCGAATTCCATCCGGTCGCTACTGAACCCGGAGCTGACAGCCAGTTGGGAAAAGGGATTGAATTATGTGGCAAACGGAGAGATTACATCCGAAGAATATATGCAGAAACTGGATCATTTTATTGTCAGCAGAATTGACGGAGTAAAAGGACTGAATAATCAGTATCAGTTAAGAGAGTGTTATCAGAAAGCAGCATCTTTTTATAAAAAAACGACAGGCAGACAATATGGAAAGGGGAAGAAAAAATGA
- the ppk1 gene encoding polyphosphate kinase 1: protein MEKEMLRYTQNRELSWLRFDHRVLEEAQDETVPLLERMKFVSIFTSNLDEFFMIRVGSLYDMIAMGDETKDKRSGMTPKEQLDKIYEAVAPLYKERDKTYNEIKKQLHPYGVCGLDFKELENQEKKYVKKYFKEQILPLLSPTIVDSNHPFPHLQNKELYVIANLKLDNKTMVGIVPVPQFVSDILYLPGHDIRYIRMEKVIMEYLELVFEQYEVSEKNYVCVTRNADIAPDDEAYSDNEDFRVIMQETLHKRRRLAAVRLEVAHPLSKEMEKYFCEKLNIEPKCIFRTKMPMKLDFIFAIIDKVPESMKRSLVDRPFTPQPAAMVAKGNVMAQVKKKDILLSYPYESMDPFLQLIKEASVDPNVMTIKITIYRLAKKTRLVEYLCAAAENGKDVTALIELRARFDEQNNIDWSERMEEAGCRVIYGFEGYKVHSKICLITYRNRNDIRYITQVGTGNYNEKTAKMYTDLSLITADQEIGEDAATFFKNMSIGNVEGSYRHLIVSPSSLKPKILSLIDEEIAKGKNGRVIMKMNSVTDVDFIQKVAEASRAGVKVDLIVRGICCILPGIPGETENLTVTSIVGRFLEHPRIFSFGKGEEQKIYIGSADMMTRNTEKRVEVACPVYDDAIKARINHMLKVMLADNVKARLLKSDGTLVKKPVTARPVISQEVFMEEAMNAERPRAIEEKRSIFKKVRNLFKK from the coding sequence ATGGAAAAGGAAATGTTACGGTATACGCAGAACAGGGAATTGTCCTGGCTGAGATTTGACCATAGAGTACTGGAAGAGGCGCAGGATGAGACGGTTCCACTTCTGGAGCGCATGAAGTTTGTGTCGATTTTTACCAGCAATCTGGATGAGTTTTTTATGATCCGTGTGGGCAGTCTCTACGATATGATCGCGATGGGGGACGAGACAAAGGATAAACGCTCCGGCATGACTCCGAAGGAGCAGCTTGACAAGATCTATGAGGCGGTTGCGCCGCTTTATAAGGAACGCGACAAGACTTACAATGAGATCAAGAAACAGCTTCATCCATATGGGGTCTGCGGGCTGGATTTTAAAGAACTGGAGAACCAGGAGAAAAAATATGTAAAAAAATATTTTAAGGAGCAGATCTTACCCCTGCTGTCTCCGACTATCGTAGATTCCAATCATCCTTTTCCGCATTTGCAGAATAAAGAGCTCTATGTGATCGCAAATCTGAAACTGGATAATAAGACCATGGTTGGAATCGTGCCGGTTCCTCAGTTTGTGTCTGATATTCTTTATCTTCCGGGACATGATATCCGCTATATCCGTATGGAAAAAGTGATCATGGAATATCTGGAACTGGTATTTGAACAATATGAGGTTTCGGAGAAGAATTATGTCTGCGTTACGAGAAATGCAGATATTGCACCGGATGATGAGGCTTATTCGGATAACGAAGATTTCCGTGTGATCATGCAGGAAACACTTCATAAAAGACGGAGACTGGCGGCAGTGCGTCTGGAAGTGGCACATCCGCTTTCGAAAGAGATGGAAAAATATTTCTGTGAAAAACTGAACATCGAGCCGAAATGCATTTTTCGGACCAAGATGCCGATGAAGCTGGATTTCATTTTCGCAATTATTGATAAAGTACCGGAATCCATGAAACGTTCTCTGGTGGATCGCCCGTTTACTCCGCAGCCGGCAGCGATGGTTGCAAAGGGAAATGTGATGGCTCAGGTGAAGAAGAAAGATATCCTGTTGTCCTATCCTTATGAGAGCATGGATCCGTTTTTGCAGTTGATCAAAGAAGCTTCTGTGGATCCGAATGTCATGACCATCAAGATTACGATCTATCGACTGGCGAAGAAGACGAGACTGGTTGAATATCTGTGTGCGGCGGCTGAAAACGGAAAGGACGTTACGGCACTGATCGAGCTGAGAGCCAGATTCGATGAACAGAACAACATCGACTGGTCGGAACGGATGGAAGAGGCGGGATGCCGGGTGATTTATGGCTTTGAGGGCTATAAGGTTCATTCCAAGATCTGTCTGATTACCTATCGAAACCGGAATGACATCCGTTACATTACGCAGGTGGGAACCGGAAACTATAACGAAAAAACAGCGAAGATGTATACGGATCTGTCACTGATTACGGCGGATCAGGAGATTGGTGAAGATGCGGCGACTTTCTTTAAAAATATGTCGATCGGGAACGTGGAAGGCTCTTACCGTCATCTGATCGTTTCTCCAAGTAGTTTGAAACCGAAGATTCTGTCATTGATTGATGAAGAGATTGCCAAGGGAAAGAATGGCCGTGTGATCATGAAGATGAATTCGGTGACGGACGTAGATTTTATCCAGAAAGTAGCAGAGGCGTCAAGAGCAGGTGTGAAAGTGGATCTGATCGTTCGTGGTATTTGCTGTATTCTTCCGGGAATTCCGGGAGAGACGGAGAATCTGACGGTAACCAGTATTGTGGGAAGATTTCTGGAACATCCGAGGATTTTCAGCTTCGGAAAGGGTGAGGAACAGAAGATCTATATCGGTTCGGCAGATATGATGACGAGAAACACCGAAAAGCGTGTGGAAGTAGCGTGCCCGGTATATGACGATGCGATCAAAGCGCGGATCAACCATATGCTCAAGGTGATGCTGGCGGATAATGTGAAGGCGCGTCTTTTGAAGAGTGACGGAACTCTGGTGAAGAAGCCGGTGACTGCCCGTCCGGTGATTTCTCAGGAAGTGTTTATGGAAGAGGCCATGAATGCAGAGAGACCTCGCGCCATCGAGGAAAAGAGATCGATCTTTAAAAAAGTTCGAAATCTGTTTAAAAAATAA
- the asd gene encoding aspartate-semialdehyde dehydrogenase, whose amino-acid sequence MEQKLRVGILGATGMVGQRFISLLENHPWFEVVTVAASPRSAGKRYEDAVGGRWKMTTPMPEAVKDLIVHDINEIETVASTVDFVFSAVDMSKEEIRAIEDAYAKTETPVVSNNSAHRWTPDVPMVIPEVNIDHFEVIEAQKKRLGTTRGFVAVKPNCSIQSYAPCLAAWKEFGPKEVVATTYQAISGAGKTFKDWPEMVENIIPFIGGEEEKSEQEPLRVLGKVENGEIVKAELPKITCQCIRVPVLNGHTAAVFINFEKKPTKEQLIEKLVNFKGFPQEAGLPSAPEQFIRYMEEDNRPQVRLDVDYENGMGVSIGRLREDSMFDYKFVGLSHNTVRGAAGGAVLCAESLTAKGYISAK is encoded by the coding sequence ATGGAACAGAAGTTAAGAGTTGGAATTTTGGGTGCAACTGGAATGGTTGGTCAGCGGTTTATTTCCCTGCTGGAAAATCATCCCTGGTTTGAGGTGGTTACAGTGGCAGCAAGCCCGCGTTCTGCCGGAAAACGTTACGAAGATGCAGTCGGCGGAAGATGGAAGATGACCACACCGATGCCGGAAGCAGTCAAAGATCTGATCGTACATGATATCAATGAGATCGAGACCGTGGCATCTACCGTTGATTTTGTATTCAGCGCAGTGGATATGTCAAAAGAGGAGATTCGTGCCATCGAAGATGCATATGCAAAGACAGAGACACCGGTAGTATCCAACAACAGCGCACATCGCTGGACACCGGATGTACCGATGGTAATTCCGGAGGTTAATATTGATCATTTCGAAGTGATCGAGGCGCAGAAGAAGAGACTCGGAACAACCAGAGGTTTTGTTGCAGTAAAACCGAACTGTTCCATTCAGAGTTATGCACCGTGTCTGGCAGCATGGAAGGAATTCGGACCAAAGGAAGTAGTTGCCACAACTTATCAGGCAATTTCCGGAGCAGGAAAGACTTTTAAGGACTGGCCGGAAATGGTGGAAAATATCATTCCGTTCATCGGTGGAGAAGAAGAAAAGAGTGAGCAGGAGCCGCTTCGTGTCCTGGGTAAAGTGGAAAATGGCGAGATCGTAAAGGCAGAACTGCCGAAGATTACCTGCCAGTGCATCCGTGTTCCGGTTCTGAACGGTCATACAGCCGCAGTTTTCATTAATTTTGAAAAGAAGCCGACGAAGGAACAGTTGATCGAAAAACTGGTGAACTTCAAAGGATTCCCGCAGGAAGCAGGACTTCCGAGTGCACCGGAGCAGTTTATCCGTTATATGGAAGAAGACAACCGTCCGCAGGTAAGACTGGATGTAGATTATGAAAACGGTATGGGAGTTTCCATCGGACGTCTGAGAGAAGACAGCATGTTTGACTACAAGTTTGTAGGTCTTTCCCACAACACCGTAAGAGGTGCGGCAGGTGGAGCTGTTCTGTGTGCAGAATCTCTGACCGCAAAGGGTTACATTTCTGCAAAATAG
- the argH gene encoding argininosuccinate lyase, translated as MAQLWGGRFTKETDKLVYNFNASISFDQKFYRQDIRGSIAHVTMLAKQGILTEEERDQIIAGLKGILKDVEEGTLLITDEYEDIHSFVEANLIDRIGDVGKKLHTGRSRNDQVALDMKLYTRDEILEVDYLLRELLEVLLKMMKEHTATFMPGFTHLQKAQPITLAHHLGAYFEMFKRDRQRMKDIYERMNYCPLGSGALAGTTYPLDREYTASLLDFYGPTLNSMDSVADRDYLIEFLSALSTIMMHLSRFSEEVIIWNSNEYQFVEIDDAYSTGSSIMPQKKNPDIAELVRGKTGRVYGALMSLLTAMKGIPLAYNKDMQEDKELTFDAIDTTKGCLALFTGMIKTMNFRKDRMEESAKHGFTNATDAADYLVKHGVPFRDAHGIVGQLVLYCIDRKIALDDMSLEELKKISPVFEEDIYEAISMKTCVEMRNTIGAPGERAMKEVIEKEEAYLKEQEVPGK; from the coding sequence ATGGCACAGTTGTGGGGTGGACGTTTCACAAAAGAAACCGATAAATTAGTCTATAATTTCAATGCCTCCATTTCTTTTGATCAGAAATTCTACAGGCAGGATATCCGCGGAAGTATCGCGCATGTAACCATGCTTGCAAAACAGGGGATTCTGACGGAAGAAGAAAGAGATCAGATCATTGCCGGTCTGAAAGGCATATTAAAGGATGTGGAAGAAGGTACACTTCTGATCACAGATGAGTATGAGGATATTCACAGCTTCGTAGAGGCAAATCTGATCGACCGGATCGGAGATGTTGGAAAGAAATTACATACCGGCCGCAGCAGAAATGATCAGGTTGCGCTGGATATGAAGCTTTATACAAGAGATGAGATCCTGGAAGTGGATTATCTGTTAAGAGAACTGCTGGAAGTTCTTTTGAAAATGATGAAAGAGCATACGGCCACATTTATGCCGGGATTTACCCATCTTCAGAAGGCACAGCCGATTACGCTGGCACATCACCTTGGCGCTTACTTTGAGATGTTTAAGCGGGATCGCCAGCGAATGAAAGATATCTATGAGAGAATGAATTACTGTCCGCTTGGTTCCGGAGCACTTGCCGGTACGACCTATCCGTTGGATCGGGAGTATACAGCCAGTCTTCTTGATTTTTACGGACCGACTCTGAACAGTATGGATTCTGTGGCAGACAGAGATTATCTGATTGAATTCTTGTCTGCTCTGTCAACGATCATGATGCATCTGAGTCGTTTTTCAGAGGAAGTGATCATCTGGAATTCCAATGAGTATCAGTTTGTTGAGATTGATGATGCATACAGTACCGGCAGCAGTATCATGCCGCAGAAAAAGAATCCGGATATCGCGGAACTGGTAAGAGGAAAGACCGGAAGAGTCTATGGAGCACTGATGTCTCTTTTGACAGCGATGAAGGGAATCCCGCTTGCTTATAATAAAGATATGCAGGAAGACAAAGAGCTGACTTTTGATGCGATTGATACCACGAAAGGATGCCTTGCCTTGTTTACCGGCATGATAAAGACGATGAACTTCCGAAAAGACCGGATGGAAGAAAGTGCAAAACACGGATTTACCAATGCAACGGATGCGGCAGATTACCTGGTAAAACATGGAGTTCCATTCCGGGATGCACATGGAATCGTGGGACAGCTTGTGCTGTATTGTATTGATCGGAAGATTGCTCTGGATGATATGTCTCTGGAAGAACTGAAAAAGATTTCTCCGGTATTTGAAGAAGATATCTATGAGGCAATCAGCATGAAGACCTGTGTGGAGATGCGAAATACCATCGGAGCACCGGGAGAACGTGCGATGAAAGAAGTCATTGAAAAAGAAGAGGCTTATCTGAAGGAACAGGAAGTTCCCGGCAAGTAA
- a CDS encoding epoxyqueuosine reductase QueH, whose translation MQNLPKINYQKELDKVIKKLEERGEVPKLLLHSCCAPCSSYVLEYLSNHFEITVFYYNPNIYPEEEYWKRVEEQKGLIRRMKTLHPVSFLEGVYEKEAFYKMAEGMEALKEGGVRCFACYEMRLRKTAELAKEKEFDFFTTTLSISPMKNAQKLNEIGGKLAEEYGAAYLFSDFKKKEGYKRSIELSAEYGLYRQDYCGCEFSLRERKIQTKS comes from the coding sequence ATGCAGAATCTTCCAAAGATTAATTATCAGAAAGAACTGGATAAGGTTATAAAAAAACTGGAAGAAAGAGGAGAGGTGCCAAAACTTCTGCTTCACAGTTGTTGTGCACCGTGTAGCAGTTATGTTCTGGAATATCTGTCCAACCATTTTGAGATTACGGTTTTTTATTATAATCCAAACATTTACCCGGAAGAGGAATACTGGAAACGGGTGGAAGAGCAGAAAGGCCTGATCCGAAGGATGAAGACGCTTCATCCGGTGTCCTTTTTGGAAGGCGTGTATGAAAAAGAAGCATTTTATAAAATGGCAGAGGGAATGGAGGCGTTAAAAGAAGGCGGTGTCCGGTGTTTTGCCTGTTATGAGATGCGTCTGAGGAAGACGGCGGAACTGGCAAAAGAAAAAGAATTCGACTTTTTTACCACTACGCTGTCGATCAGTCCCATGAAAAATGCACAGAAATTAAATGAGATTGGCGGAAAGCTGGCCGAAGAATATGGCGCGGCCTATCTTTTCTCGGATTTTAAGAAAAAAGAAGGATACAAACGTTCCATCGAGCTCTCGGCAGAGTATGGATTGTACCGTCAGGATTACTGTGGTTGTGAATTTTCCTTAAGGGAACGGAAAATTCAGACAAAAAGTTGA